A part of Saliniradius amylolyticus genomic DNA contains:
- a CDS encoding tetratricopeptide repeat protein has product MYGLWCLFFLIVVAGLLGGFIFTLSTPGSHKFRVPFSENDIESGFMGHIVIGIGGAFVALAASVPVFDLQLGIFDQVWSPENKPKNLIPVVLYVLAIGIVGGFSGLRIISGVSDAMLKKLQAEIESNRQYTEEEIKRVRRSVAKNYEQDRELREELNEAKSHTLLLEGNFLVFSGKPDEGIEKIKEYLEHHPDNAKAISWLGMGYKRVEELEKAIECARKSIELKPENWVYHYNLACYQSLLEHQFDSVRESLQKAFEVAIDKDDKEEIIDSLTTDDDFESIRDLPEFQTFKEALEGALSVQSS; this is encoded by the coding sequence ATGTATGGATTATGGTGTCTTTTTTTTCTTATAGTGGTCGCAGGTCTTTTAGGAGGCTTTATTTTTACACTAAGCACGCCCGGATCTCATAAGTTTCGCGTGCCTTTTTCAGAGAACGATATTGAGTCAGGGTTTATGGGTCATATTGTCATTGGGATTGGCGGAGCGTTTGTCGCATTAGCAGCATCTGTTCCCGTATTTGATTTGCAACTAGGTATTTTTGATCAAGTATGGAGCCCAGAAAACAAACCGAAGAATCTTATTCCGGTTGTACTGTATGTGTTGGCAATAGGAATAGTCGGAGGGTTTTCTGGGCTCAGAATTATTTCCGGTGTGAGTGATGCGATGCTTAAAAAGTTGCAGGCAGAAATAGAGTCGAATAGGCAATATACGGAGGAAGAAATAAAGAGAGTTAGAAGGTCTGTCGCAAAAAATTATGAGCAAGACCGTGAGCTCAGGGAAGAGCTAAACGAGGCAAAATCCCACACTCTTTTACTCGAAGGCAACTTTCTGGTGTTCAGTGGGAAACCAGACGAAGGCATTGAGAAAATCAAGGAATATTTAGAGCACCACCCTGATAATGCTAAAGCTATTAGCTGGTTGGGAATGGGCTATAAAAGGGTGGAAGAGCTTGAGAAAGCAATAGAGTGTGCAAGAAAGTCGATTGAACTTAAACCTGAAAATTGGGTCTACCACTATAACCTTGCATGCTATCAATCCCTTCTGGAGCACCAGTTTGACAGTGTGAGAGAGTCATTGCAGAAAGCATTTGAAGTAGCCATAGACAAAGACGACAAGGAAGAAATAATTGACTCCTTGACTACTGATGATGATTTTGAGAGTATTCGCGACCTTCCAGAGTTCCAAACCTTCAAGGAAGCGTTGGAAGGTGCGCTCTCTGTTCAATCGAGTTAA
- the rlmE gene encoding 23S rRNA (uridine(2552)-2'-O)-methyltransferase RlmE, which translates to MARSKTSKKWLDEHVNDPYVKKAQVDGYRSRASYKLIEINDKDKLYGPGSVVVDLGSAPGGWSQIVAPVVGDKGKVVASDILPMDGIMGVTFIQGDFTEEAVYDEIVNALEGRQVDTVISDMAPNLSGVKNTDQYAAMYLVELALDMARNVLKPGGSFCAKVFQGVGYEEYVKDVRQSFNKVLVRKPDASRPRSREVYLVGKGFKG; encoded by the coding sequence ATGGCACGATCAAAAACCAGTAAGAAATGGCTGGACGAGCACGTTAACGACCCTTATGTGAAAAAAGCGCAAGTGGACGGTTATCGCTCACGAGCCAGTTACAAGCTCATCGAAATCAACGACAAAGACAAACTCTACGGACCCGGCAGTGTGGTGGTGGACTTAGGCTCGGCACCGGGCGGCTGGTCGCAAATCGTGGCCCCTGTGGTGGGCGACAAAGGAAAGGTTGTAGCCTCAGATATCCTGCCGATGGACGGCATTATGGGCGTCACCTTTATTCAGGGCGACTTTACCGAGGAAGCCGTGTATGACGAGATCGTCAACGCACTGGAAGGCCGACAGGTCGACACCGTTATTTCGGATATGGCCCCCAATTTAAGCGGCGTGAAAAACACCGACCAGTACGCCGCCATGTATCTGGTCGAGCTGGCGCTGGATATGGCCCGCAACGTATTAAAACCCGGAGGCAGCTTCTGCGCCAAAGTGTTTCAGGGCGTGGGCTATGAAGAATATGTCAAAGACGTGCGCCAGTCCTTTAACAAAGTGCTGGTCCGCAAACCCGACGCCTCCCGCCCCCGCTCCCGCGAAGTCTATTTGGTGGGCAAAGGCTTTAAAGGCTAA
- a CDS encoding TrmH family RNA methyltransferase: MKLDDVKKLHQKKYRAKFGHYLVEGEHLIIELQSAMTSPAGASGITLYVTAGRESWARELNAGFHIVVVSDKQMAQLSDTKSPQGVVACVPLPNLSADPAQEGPTSRCIFLHEVQDPGNLGTIIRTLAWFGDFRLLLSPNSVDPFNAKVVRASMGAIFHLPIELDVTLDTVSQRFERVAYLDLQGENINTPAFADYGCYLFGNEARGVPLERLTGSQAQAFTIPGTGSIDSLNLASSVGICAYQLSL, from the coding sequence ATGAAACTGGATGATGTGAAAAAACTGCATCAGAAAAAATACCGCGCCAAATTTGGTCATTATCTGGTGGAAGGCGAACACCTGATTATTGAATTACAAAGCGCGATGACTTCGCCCGCCGGGGCCAGCGGCATTACCTTATATGTAACGGCAGGGCGGGAAAGCTGGGCGCGCGAACTGAACGCGGGCTTTCACATTGTGGTGGTCAGCGATAAGCAGATGGCGCAGTTAAGCGATACCAAGTCACCACAGGGTGTGGTGGCCTGTGTGCCATTGCCGAACTTATCCGCTGACCCGGCTCAAGAAGGGCCAACAAGCCGGTGCATTTTTCTGCATGAAGTACAGGACCCGGGCAATTTGGGCACCATCATTCGTACGCTGGCGTGGTTTGGTGATTTTCGCTTACTGCTGAGCCCCAACAGTGTGGACCCCTTTAACGCCAAGGTGGTGCGCGCCAGTATGGGGGCGATTTTTCATCTGCCCATCGAATTGGATGTCACCCTGGATACAGTTTCACAGCGCTTTGAACGGGTGGCGTATCTGGATTTGCAGGGTGAGAACATCAACACGCCCGCATTTGCGGATTATGGCTGCTATCTGTTTGGCAATGAGGCGCGGGGCGTGCCCCTTGAGCGTTTAACCGGCTCACAGGCGCAGGCCTTTACCATCCCCGGTACAGGCAGCATCGACTCACTCAATCTGGCAAGTTCGGTGGGCATCTGCGCCTATCAGCTTTCGCTGTAG
- the ahpF gene encoding alkyl hydroperoxide reductase subunit F, with protein sequence MLDAKIKQQLDSYLQNLQRPIELRLALDNSEKSAELQGLARDIDALSDKVSITDISNGSERKPQMQVVNPELGSNIAFAGLPMGHEFTSLVLSLLHSGGHPIKQDEALLAQIRDLSGPLHFETYVSLSCQTCPGVVQALNVMAAVNPNITHTMIDGSLFQDEVNERNVMAVPSVFVNGEPFSQGAISLENILKKVDSGAAQREAEVLSEKGPYDMLVVGAGPAGASAAIYSARKGIRTGIVAERMGGQVADTVGIENFISVKATEGPKLVAGLETHVRDYDVDVMTSQRVTSLKRNKLVEIELDNGAVLKSRSVILSTGARWRQLGVPGEEQYRGSGVAYCPHCDGPLFKGKKVAVIGGGNSGIEAAIDLANIVEHVTVLEFDASLRADEVLQKKARSMDNIDIILNAQTTEITGDGKRVNGLTYKERTSDTLKTIELAGVFVQIGLVPNTEFLQGSEVELTGRGEIIIQSNGSTTMPGVFAAGDATTEPFKQIIIAMGGGATAALGAFDYLMRESVSDDESADSRAA encoded by the coding sequence ATGTTAGACGCCAAGATAAAGCAACAACTGGATAGCTATTTACAAAACCTACAGAGACCCATTGAGTTGCGCCTTGCCCTGGACAACAGTGAGAAATCAGCCGAGCTACAGGGGCTGGCTCGCGATATTGATGCCCTGTCAGACAAGGTGTCGATAACAGACATCAGTAACGGCAGTGAGCGTAAACCGCAGATGCAGGTCGTGAACCCAGAGCTTGGCTCCAACATCGCCTTTGCCGGACTGCCCATGGGTCATGAATTCACTTCGTTGGTGCTGTCACTGTTGCATTCGGGAGGGCACCCGATTAAACAGGATGAAGCGCTTCTGGCGCAGATTCGGGATTTATCCGGGCCCTTGCACTTTGAAACGTATGTGTCTTTGAGCTGCCAGACCTGCCCGGGTGTGGTTCAGGCTTTAAATGTTATGGCAGCGGTGAATCCTAACATCACTCATACGATGATCGATGGCAGCCTGTTTCAGGACGAGGTGAATGAGCGCAATGTAATGGCGGTGCCGTCAGTGTTTGTTAATGGTGAACCCTTCTCTCAGGGCGCCATCAGCTTAGAGAATATCCTTAAGAAGGTGGACTCAGGCGCGGCGCAGCGCGAGGCAGAGGTTCTGTCTGAAAAGGGCCCTTATGACATGCTGGTAGTGGGGGCAGGTCCGGCCGGTGCATCGGCCGCTATTTATAGCGCCCGTAAAGGCATACGCACGGGTATCGTTGCCGAGCGCATGGGGGGACAGGTGGCCGACACGGTGGGCATCGAAAACTTTATTTCGGTGAAAGCCACCGAAGGTCCGAAATTGGTAGCAGGGCTGGAAACCCATGTGCGTGACTATGATGTGGATGTAATGACCAGTCAGAGAGTGACATCTCTCAAGCGCAACAAACTGGTGGAAATCGAGCTGGATAACGGTGCGGTGTTGAAAAGTCGTAGTGTGATCCTGTCCACGGGGGCGCGCTGGCGTCAACTCGGCGTGCCCGGCGAAGAGCAGTACAGAGGCAGTGGTGTGGCTTACTGCCCTCACTGTGACGGCCCGTTATTCAAGGGAAAGAAAGTAGCGGTGATCGGCGGCGGTAACTCCGGTATTGAGGCAGCTATCGACCTGGCCAATATTGTTGAGCATGTCACCGTACTGGAGTTTGACGCCAGTCTGCGAGCCGATGAAGTCTTACAGAAGAAAGCCCGTTCTATGGACAATATCGACATCATCCTTAATGCCCAAACTACCGAAATTACCGGTGACGGCAAACGAGTGAACGGTTTGACCTACAAGGAGCGCACCAGCGACACGTTAAAGACCATAGAGCTGGCCGGCGTGTTTGTGCAGATTGGTCTGGTACCTAATACTGAGTTTTTACAAGGCTCAGAAGTGGAATTGACCGGTCGGGGTGAAATTATTATCCAGTCAAACGGGTCGACGACCATGCCTGGTGTGTTTGCTGCCGGTGATGCGACCACTGAGCCTTTCAAGCAGATCATCATCGCCATGGGCGGTGGAGCAACGGCAGCATTAGGGGCGTTTGATTACCTGATGCGTGAGTCGGTCAGTGACGATGAATCGGCGGACTCCAGAGCCGCATAA
- the rluF gene encoding 23S rRNA pseudouridine(2604) synthase RluF: MTTEQPKRLNKYLSDTGVCSRREADKLIEQKRVTINGKLPELGTKVEPGDKVKLDGKVVGAVADDKSDRIYIAYHKPIGITCTTERHVKGNIIDAIGHKERIFPIGRLDKPSEGLILLTSDGDIVNKVLRAENAHDKEYIVTVNQPISERFLNKMAKGVPILGTVTKPCKVSARGRFQFSIILTQGLNRQIRRMCEFLGYDVTKLKRTRIMHIKLGKLRPGQWRNLTEQELQQLKSAVKHSKKTA, encoded by the coding sequence ATGACCACAGAACAGCCTAAGCGATTAAACAAGTACCTCAGCGATACAGGCGTTTGTTCACGCCGCGAAGCCGATAAACTCATTGAGCAAAAGCGCGTCACCATCAATGGCAAGCTGCCCGAGCTGGGCACTAAAGTCGAGCCGGGCGACAAAGTAAAACTGGATGGAAAAGTCGTGGGGGCGGTGGCGGACGATAAGTCGGATCGCATTTACATCGCCTATCACAAACCCATCGGCATTACCTGCACCACCGAGCGACATGTGAAAGGCAATATCATCGACGCCATTGGCCACAAAGAGCGTATCTTCCCCATTGGCCGACTGGATAAACCCTCAGAGGGTTTGATTTTACTGACCAGTGACGGCGACATCGTCAACAAAGTGCTGCGCGCCGAAAATGCCCACGACAAGGAATACATCGTGACGGTCAATCAGCCCATCAGTGAACGCTTTTTGAATAAAATGGCCAAGGGCGTGCCCATCCTGGGCACCGTGACCAAACCCTGCAAAGTCAGTGCGCGAGGCCGTTTTCAGTTCAGCATTATTCTCACTCAGGGGCTGAATCGCCAGATTCGCCGCATGTGTGAGTTTTTAGGCTACGACGTCACCAAGTTAAAACGCACCCGCATTATGCACATCAAGCTCGGTAAACTGCGGCCGGGACAATGGCGCAACCTCACCGAACAAGAACTGCAACAACTGAAAAGCGCGGTAAAGCACTCTAAGAAAACGGCCTGA
- a CDS encoding TorF family putative porin, translated as MKKLTLISALVIASTPAVADWSSTVNLTSDYTFNGVSQTQNDPALQVSLDYAGEEGFYAGAWTSNVDFGEFADLEFDVYAGQYRQLTDELGVDYGIAYYSYHGSSDSSDGNYPEVYSKFNYASALGTSEMNLWYSWDYFGTDAGHSIIELAHTFSLADGHDLRLSWDESASQDKADYQWGTHSSYRHWRAAYMTSYKGFNFSLAYEDTTLDWDTADERVVASVSRTFSF; from the coding sequence ATGAAAAAACTGACCCTGATTTCTGCACTCGTTATTGCCAGCACACCGGCTGTGGCGGACTGGTCTTCGACGGTGAATCTGACCTCGGATTATACCTTCAACGGCGTGAGCCAAACTCAAAATGACCCTGCATTGCAGGTAAGCCTGGATTATGCCGGTGAAGAGGGCTTTTATGCCGGGGCCTGGACTTCCAATGTGGATTTTGGCGAGTTTGCCGATCTTGAGTTTGATGTTTACGCCGGTCAATATCGTCAGTTAACCGATGAACTGGGCGTGGACTACGGTATTGCCTATTACAGCTACCACGGCTCCAGTGACTCCAGCGACGGTAACTACCCGGAAGTGTACTCAAAGTTTAATTATGCCAGTGCCTTGGGGACTTCCGAGATGAACCTGTGGTACAGCTGGGACTACTTCGGCACCGATGCCGGTCACTCGATTATCGAGCTGGCCCATACCTTCAGCCTGGCTGACGGTCATGACCTGCGTCTGAGCTGGGATGAGTCAGCTTCTCAGGATAAGGCCGACTACCAGTGGGGGACACATAGCTCTTACCGTCACTGGCGCGCCGCCTATATGACCAGCTACAAGGGCTTTAACTTCTCACTGGCTTACGAAGACACCACCCTGGACTGGGATACGGCCGATGAGCGTGTGGTGGCCTCCGTCTCTCGCACCTTTAGCTTCTAA
- a CDS encoding LysR family transcriptional regulator yields the protein MYRPKTTLEQWRILQAVVDNGGYAHAAAALNKSQSSLNHAVAKLQNQLGVQLLEVRGRKAFLTEAGEVMLRRSRHLTQNVQELESLADNINQDWEPEITVALDLAYPKSHFYPVLKDFLPESRGSRLKLIDTVLTGTEEAVTQGWADIVIGGSVPKGYLGEPIAEVSFVAVSSPDHPLAQLDGPIEASELLQHLQLVIKDTSQTPNEKQGWLKSELRWTVSHFQTAIELVMQNMGFCWLPYHTVESHIESGQLVPLDIQGSSFRITNMFMIHPRPDTLGPGSRHLSDLILSHRQITPLNEQIEQQNNEASHGDDPRRT from the coding sequence ATGTACCGGCCTAAAACCACTCTCGAACAGTGGCGTATCTTACAAGCCGTAGTCGATAACGGCGGCTACGCCCATGCCGCTGCTGCCCTGAATAAAAGCCAGTCGTCCCTCAACCACGCGGTTGCGAAGCTGCAAAATCAATTGGGGGTGCAATTATTAGAGGTCCGTGGGCGCAAGGCTTTTTTGACCGAAGCGGGCGAAGTCATGCTGCGCCGCTCACGTCATCTGACCCAGAACGTACAGGAACTGGAGTCGTTGGCAGACAACATTAACCAGGACTGGGAGCCAGAAATAACCGTTGCGCTGGACTTGGCCTATCCTAAGTCGCACTTTTACCCGGTGTTAAAGGATTTTTTGCCCGAGTCTCGCGGCAGCCGCCTGAAACTGATCGATACGGTACTCACTGGCACCGAGGAAGCCGTGACGCAGGGCTGGGCCGATATCGTGATCGGCGGTAGCGTACCCAAAGGCTATTTGGGCGAGCCTATCGCCGAGGTCAGCTTTGTGGCTGTTAGCAGTCCCGACCACCCTTTGGCACAACTCGACGGCCCCATCGAAGCCAGTGAATTACTGCAACACCTGCAACTGGTCATCAAAGACACTTCCCAAACGCCAAATGAAAAGCAAGGCTGGCTCAAGTCGGAGCTGCGTTGGACGGTGAGTCACTTCCAGACCGCCATCGAGTTAGTGATGCAAAATATGGGCTTTTGCTGGCTGCCCTATCATACAGTGGAATCTCATATCGAGTCCGGTCAGCTGGTGCCCCTGGATATCCAGGGGTCCAGCTTCAGAATCACGAACATGTTTATGATCCATCCCCGGCCTGATACTCTGGGACCTGGAAGTCGGCATTTATCGGACCTGATATTGAGTCATCGTCAGATTACGCCCCTAAACGAACAGATTGAACAACAAAATAATGAGGCCTCCCATGGAGATGACCCGCGAAGAACTTGA
- the ylqF gene encoding ribosome biogenesis GTPase YlqF: protein MALQWFPGHMHKALKEIKESLSQVDILIEVLDARIPYSSENPEIAKIRGDKPCLKILNKYDLADPDITAQWQAHLESERGVSTITTSSDKPGESRKILDMVRQICAERDASVKAINAMITGIPNVGKSTLINILAQRTIAKTGNEPAVTKSQQRIRLDNGIALHDTPGVLWPKLENPNSIYRLAASGAVKNTAMEYDDVGFYAADYLIKAYPEVMQSHYKLEELPDTEIEFLEAAARKRGAIMRGGRVNLHKICEVLLNELQSGKLGRISLETPEMLVEEKREMEAAAKKKAEAKAKRKQRFKDGSQTPDKRDRKETRTEKRQEQSRRMKKNRR from the coding sequence TTGGCCTTACAGTGGTTCCCGGGGCATATGCACAAAGCCCTGAAAGAAATAAAAGAGTCGTTATCTCAGGTGGACATTCTGATTGAGGTACTGGACGCGCGTATTCCGTATTCCAGTGAAAACCCCGAAATCGCTAAGATCCGCGGCGATAAGCCCTGTTTGAAAATCCTTAATAAGTACGATCTGGCCGACCCTGACATCACTGCACAGTGGCAAGCACACTTAGAAAGCGAGCGGGGCGTGAGCACCATCACCACCTCCAGCGACAAACCGGGCGAGAGCCGAAAGATTCTGGATATGGTGCGTCAGATATGCGCCGAAAGAGACGCCTCGGTGAAAGCCATCAACGCCATGATCACCGGCATTCCCAATGTGGGCAAATCCACCCTGATCAATATTCTGGCCCAGCGCACCATTGCCAAAACCGGCAACGAGCCAGCGGTGACCAAGAGCCAGCAACGCATTCGGCTGGATAACGGCATTGCCCTGCACGACACGCCGGGGGTGCTGTGGCCAAAACTGGAAAACCCTAACTCCATCTATCGCCTGGCCGCCTCAGGCGCGGTCAAAAACACTGCCATGGAATACGATGATGTGGGCTTTTACGCCGCCGATTATCTGATCAAGGCCTACCCCGAGGTGATGCAATCCCACTACAAGCTGGAAGAGCTGCCGGACACGGAAATTGAGTTTCTGGAAGCCGCCGCCAGAAAGCGCGGCGCCATTATGCGCGGCGGGCGGGTCAATCTGCATAAGATCTGTGAAGTGCTGCTCAATGAATTGCAGTCGGGCAAGCTAGGCCGCATCAGCCTGGAAACGCCTGAGATGCTAGTCGAAGAAAAGCGTGAAATGGAAGCGGCGGCGAAGAAAAAAGCCGAAGCCAAGGCTAAACGCAAGCAACGATTTAAAGACGGCTCTCAAACGCCAGACAAGCGCGACCGCAAAGAAACGCGCACCGAAAAACGCCAGGAACAAAGCCGCCGGATGAAAAAGAATCGTCGTTAA
- a CDS encoding ABC-F family ATPase, protein MISAANITMQFGSKPLFENISAKFGHGNRYGLIGANGCGKSTFMRILSGRQTPTAGNVSLAPGTKLGILNQDQFAYEEMSVVDAVIMGDMALWDIKQERDAIYAKTDMSEEEGMRVADLEVQFAEMDGYTAEARAGDILTAAGIEEKYHFGLMKEVAPGRKVRVLLAQALFAEPDVLLLDEPTNNLDIYTIHWLAEELNKRKSTMLIISHDRHFLNSVCTHMADIDYQDLRIFPGNYDAFVEAAAQIQEQLHHENAKKSAEIEDLQAFVARFSANASKAKQATSRARRLEKIELAEVKASSRRRPFIQFKQHKKLHRLAVTLENLGHGYPEVPLFSDANLLLEAGSRLAIIGENGAGKTTLLKCLVDDLTANEGRIKWAENATIGYLPQDSSRDFDGDWTLFEWMSLWRGPKHDDLQVKAMLGRLLFSSDDFNKKVRVCSGGEKNRLLFGKLMLQDINVLVMDEPTNHLDMESIEALNQALLNFDGTLIFVSHDHEFIASLATQVIEIADQKLNYFDGTYDEFVESSAPITA, encoded by the coding sequence TTGATAAGCGCCGCTAACATTACCATGCAGTTTGGTTCCAAACCGCTATTTGAAAACATTTCCGCCAAATTCGGCCACGGTAACCGCTATGGCCTGATCGGCGCCAATGGCTGTGGCAAGTCCACCTTTATGCGTATTCTCAGTGGTCGCCAGACGCCTACCGCAGGCAATGTGTCGCTGGCACCGGGCACCAAATTAGGCATCCTCAATCAGGATCAATTCGCCTACGAGGAAATGTCGGTGGTGGATGCCGTCATCATGGGTGATATGGCCTTGTGGGACATCAAGCAGGAACGAGACGCCATTTACGCCAAAACGGACATGAGCGAAGAAGAAGGCATGCGCGTGGCCGACTTGGAAGTGCAATTTGCCGAAATGGACGGCTACACCGCAGAAGCCCGCGCGGGCGATATTCTCACGGCGGCGGGTATTGAAGAGAAATACCATTTTGGCCTGATGAAAGAAGTCGCCCCCGGTCGCAAGGTGCGCGTGCTCCTGGCACAGGCGCTGTTTGCCGAGCCCGATGTGTTGCTGCTCGACGAGCCCACCAACAACCTCGATATCTACACCATTCATTGGTTGGCCGAAGAGTTGAACAAACGAAAGTCCACCATGTTGATCATCTCGCACGATCGACACTTTCTGAACTCCGTGTGCACCCACATGGCGGACATTGATTATCAGGACCTGCGCATCTTCCCCGGCAACTATGATGCCTTTGTGGAAGCGGCCGCCCAGATTCAGGAACAATTGCACCATGAGAACGCCAAGAAGTCGGCCGAAATCGAAGACCTGCAAGCCTTCGTCGCACGCTTCTCGGCCAACGCATCAAAAGCCAAGCAGGCCACCTCTCGCGCGAGACGGTTAGAGAAAATTGAACTGGCGGAAGTCAAAGCCTCGAGCCGACGCCGCCCGTTTATTCAGTTTAAACAACATAAAAAGCTGCACCGGCTGGCCGTCACCCTGGAAAACCTGGGCCACGGCTACCCGGAAGTCCCGCTGTTCAGTGACGCTAACCTGCTGCTGGAAGCAGGCTCGCGGCTTGCCATTATTGGTGAAAATGGCGCAGGCAAAACCACCTTGCTCAAGTGTCTGGTCGACGACCTGACCGCCAACGAAGGCCGCATCAAATGGGCCGAAAATGCCACCATTGGCTATCTGCCCCAGGACAGCAGCCGCGACTTTGACGGTGACTGGACCCTATTTGAATGGATGTCCTTATGGCGCGGCCCCAAACACGACGATCTTCAGGTCAAAGCCATGCTGGGCCGGTTGCTGTTTAGCTCTGACGACTTCAATAAGAAAGTCAGAGTCTGCTCAGGGGGTGAGAAAAACCGCCTGCTGTTTGGCAAGCTCATGCTGCAAGACATCAATGTGCTGGTGATGGACGAACCCACCAACCACCTGGATATGGAGTCCATTGAAGCCCTCAATCAGGCGCTGCTGAATTTTGACGGCACGCTGATTTTTGTCAGTCACGATCATGAATTTATTGCGTCGCTTGCCACGCAAGTGATTGAGATCGCCGATCAGAAGCTGAATTACTTCGACGGTACTTACGACGAATTTGTCGAGAGCAGCGCACCGATCACCGCTTAG
- the ahpC gene encoding alkyl hydroperoxide reductase subunit C, whose product MTQSIINTKIQPFNATVYHNGDFRDISEQDLLGKWSIVMFYPADFTFVCPTELGDLADHYEQLQKMGVEVYSVSTDTHFTHKAWHDTSETIQKIQFPMIGDPTGRISRNFGVYIEDDGLALRGTFVINPEGEIKVAEIHDLGIGRSASELVRKVQAAQYVAEHDGEVCPAKWQPGEETLSPSLDLVGKI is encoded by the coding sequence ATGACACAGTCTATTATCAATACAAAGATTCAACCATTTAACGCCACCGTTTATCACAATGGCGATTTCCGTGATATTTCTGAGCAGGACTTACTGGGCAAGTGGTCCATTGTGATGTTCTATCCAGCCGACTTCACCTTTGTCTGTCCGACAGAACTGGGTGACCTGGCAGATCATTATGAGCAGCTTCAGAAAATGGGGGTAGAAGTTTACTCGGTATCCACCGATACCCACTTCACGCACAAAGCCTGGCACGATACGTCAGAGACGATTCAGAAGATTCAGTTCCCCATGATCGGCGATCCCACAGGCCGTATTTCCCGCAACTTCGGGGTGTATATCGAAGACGACGGTCTGGCCCTGCGCGGCACTTTCGTCATCAACCCTGAGGGCGAAATCAAGGTGGCTGAAATCCATGATCTGGGCATTGGCCGCAGTGCTTCTGAACTGGTACGTAAGGTTCAGGCCGCTCAGTATGTGGCAGAGCACGACGGGGAGGTCTGCCCAGCCAAATGGCAGCCTGGCGAAGAGACGCTGTCGCCGTCGCTGGATCTGGTCGGCAAGATCTAA